The Planctomycetota bacterium genome includes the window CATTCTTCGGGGCGAGGAGGAGCGGTTTGCGGCGGCGCTGGAGGATTCGCCGGGCGTCCGCGAGTTCGAGGAGGCGACGGCCGAGGCGGTTGCCTCCGACGCGAAACGCATGCCCACCGAAAGGGTGTTCGAGTTCTACGACACGTTCGGCATCCCCCTGGAGTTCATGGAGGAGCGGTGGGAGGACGAGGGCGTCACGTTCGACCGCGAGGGGTTCGAGCGGGCGCTGGAGGCCCGCCGGGCGCAGTCGCGGGCCGGGTCGAAAATGGGCGACGAGGCCATCGTCTTCAAGCGCGAGTTCCTGTCGGAAAAGGCGCTGGAGCGCCTCCGCCGGGAAAACCTCGAGACGGATTTCGTCGGATACGAGTCCACGGCCAGCGAGGCGCGGGTGCTCGCGATCTTCGTGGACGACGAGTGGGCGGAGTCGGCCGAGGCGGGGCGGGAGGCCCAAGTGCTCCTCGACCGGACGCCGTTCTACGCCCGCGCGGGCGGCCAGGTCGGCGACGCGGGGCGGATCGAGACGGAGGCGGGCGAGGCGAGCGTCGCCGACACGATCCTCGACCACTCCTTTTTCGTCCACCTGGTGAAGGTCGAGAAGGGGCGAATCCAGCGGCGCGGGGCGGTCCGGGCGGCGGTGGACGCCGGCCGGCGCCTCGCGACGGCGCGGAACCATACGGCGACGCATCTCCTGCAATGGGCGCTGCGGACGGTGCTGGGGGAGCACGTGCATCAGGCGGGGTCGGAGGTGTCGGCGGAGCGGCTGCGGTTCGATTTCACGCATCCGACGGCGCTGGCGGTGGAGGAGCGGCGGGAGGTGGAGCGGCTGGTGAACGAGCGGATCCTGGCGGGCGAGGCGGTCGAGGTC containing:
- the alaS gene encoding alanine--tRNA ligase encodes the protein ILRGEEERFAAALEDSPGVREFEEATAEAVASDAKRMPTERVFEFYDTFGIPLEFMEERWEDEGVTFDREGFERALEARRAQSRAGSKMGDEAIVFKREFLSEKALERLRRENLETDFVGYESTASEARVLAIFVDDEWAESAEAGREAQVLLDRTPFYARAGGQVGDAGRIETEAGEASVADTILDHSFFVHLVKVEKGRIQRRGAVRAAVDAGRRLATARNHTATHLLQWALRTVLGEHVHQAGSEVSAERLRFDFTHPTALAVEERREVERLVNERILAGEAVEVRTMPIEEARQKGAMALFGEKYGDEVRVVSVGDFSMELCGGTHLETAGEIGLFKITAEESVAAGVRRITALTGTAALEFLHTEEDRLAEVCRALKATPETIVARIENLQKQIRDLRGDLAKARSLSQRGGLDELLAKVQPVEGVPVLAAQVEGADANALREACDAIRQKQGSILVVLGSCEGGKVNLVAAATKDLVAKGLHAGNLVREVAKAVGGGGGGRPDLGQAGGKEPDRLPAALAGVPDLVRKQLGG